TCGTATTGCTCATTACTTCTGCCGCAATTGGCAGCATGATACCAAAAGTCCCCCAAGAAGACCCTGTAGACAATGCCATAACAGCTGCAATAACAAAGAATATTAACGGTAAATAGCCAGCACTGATAGAAGAGTTATTAACCAAATTGGCTAAATATGTCCCGGTTTCCAACGTGCTGATTATCGAACCAATCATCCAAGCTAGCACGAGAATGTATATGGCTGGCAGCATCGTTTTTATTCCTTCGACGAATATTTTAGCAACATTCGCCTTTGGCTTTCTTTGAATAAGGTGGAAAATAAGTGCGGTAAGCACTGCTGAAATACCACCTATTGCTAACGATAAATTAACATTTGTATTCGCAAAGGCATCGAGAATCGTCGCTTTACCCTCAGTGGCAGCAATACCTGTTGTGATCATCGCTATAATGGTTGCTGCAAAAAGAACGAATATTGGTATAAACAAATGATATACCTTTCCGTTTTGATTCGGCTTAAATACATCGCCTAAATCTCCCGCAACCGTGTCTTGTTCAGGATTTAAAAGCTCACCCGTTTCCATTGCACGTTTTTCATGTGTACGCATTGGGCCAATATTAAACTGAAAATATGCCACAACAAATACGAGTATTATGGCTGATAGTGCATAAAAATTCATAGGTATCATCCAGATGAATGCCTCGATAGGCTGATATTCTGTGATTCCATTGGCAGCAAATAATCCACCAAGTATCCCAATAATATAAGCTCCCCAGCTTGAAATAGGAGATATTACCGTTATCGGTGCAGATGTTGAATCAATATAATAAGCAAGTTTTGCACGGGAGACTTTATGACGGTCCGTCAGCGGTCTTGCAATTTGACCAACTGCCAAGCTGTTAAAATAATCATCAATAAAAATAATTAATCCTAAAACACCGGTCATAACTTGGGCTCCTGCACGCGTTTTAACACGTTTCATCATCCATTCACCAAACGCTCTGCTCCCCCCGGAAGCTTGTAAAAAGGCCGTCATCATTCCTAAT
This region of Oceanobacillus sp. FSL K6-2867 genomic DNA includes:
- a CDS encoding Na+/H+ antiporter NhaC family protein; this encodes MEGTIYSIIPALIMLVLVIVTRKILLSLGSGIVIGALFIHDFNILQALKEIWLVFYEIFISEGALNTGNLLLIGFLLLLGMMTAFLQASGGSRAFGEWMMKRVKTRAGAQVMTGVLGLIIFIDDYFNSLAVGQIARPLTDRHKVSRAKLAYYIDSTSAPITVISPISSWGAYIIGILGGLFAANGITEYQPIEAFIWMIPMNFYALSAIILVFVVAYFQFNIGPMRTHEKRAMETGELLNPEQDTVAGDLGDVFKPNQNGKVYHLFIPIFVLFAATIIAMITTGIAATEGKATILDAFANTNVNLSLAIGGISAVLTALIFHLIQRKPKANVAKIFVEGIKTMLPAIYILVLAWMIGSIISTLETGTYLANLVNNSSISAGYLPLIFFVIAAVMALSTGSSWGTFGIMLPIAAEVMSNTNVELLLPALAAVLAGAVFGDHCSPISDTTILSSTGAGANHIDHVLTQLPYAVLAAVVAILGFLLLGLTEQVFLSLAVSLVFLIGIVFIFQTVLKNKSAK